Proteins encoded by one window of Chryseobacterium sp. POL2:
- a CDS encoding hydroxymethylglutaryl-CoA synthase family protein, with the protein MNIGVEAASYYIPHLYLEIKELANQRNIDPLKLEKGLGLHKMAMPDVHEDTATMAAEALLKLIQDFKINPKDIARLYLGTESALDAAKPTATIAVSMLEKALSESFGERCFKNCDVVDMTFACIGGVDALQNALDFVRVNPTKKAIVVASDYAKYELASGGEYTQGAGAVALLISAKPDLLQIDNFWGVGTESVYDFFKPRRAFKKEDLQNAPETFPDKIEVFSDEPVFDGHYSNECFKNRIKEAYNHFKQEKNIATKAFEDWRFLIFHLPYAFHGKRVFPELFAIENNLEYESNEALKAVSNSDVYKDLVQQKIEYSQRASSEIGNMYTASIFMALLSALQTAFNEHEELSGQQLGFFAYGSGSKAKVFEAKIGENWKSVVSTWDLFEVLKNRQSIDFETYEKLHRKQLETSINLERKAFRLDFIEQENPVLKGARYYKF; encoded by the coding sequence ATGAACATTGGTGTTGAAGCAGCGAGTTATTACATCCCACATTTATATTTAGAAATAAAAGAACTTGCAAATCAAAGAAATATTGACCCTTTAAAACTTGAAAAAGGCCTAGGCCTACACAAGATGGCCATGCCCGATGTCCACGAGGATACCGCGACAATGGCGGCAGAAGCGCTTCTGAAACTTATTCAAGATTTTAAAATTAATCCCAAAGACATTGCACGGCTCTATCTAGGTACAGAAAGTGCGCTAGATGCTGCAAAACCTACGGCGACGATTGCTGTTAGTATGTTAGAAAAGGCTTTGTCAGAAAGCTTTGGAGAAAGATGTTTCAAAAATTGCGATGTGGTGGACATGACTTTTGCATGCATTGGCGGTGTGGATGCGTTGCAAAATGCCCTCGATTTTGTGCGCGTTAATCCTACTAAAAAGGCGATTGTTGTGGCTTCCGATTATGCTAAATACGAGTTGGCTTCGGGAGGCGAATATACCCAAGGCGCTGGCGCTGTGGCGTTGTTAATTTCTGCTAAACCAGATCTTTTGCAGATTGATAATTTTTGGGGCGTCGGGACAGAAAGTGTTTACGACTTCTTCAAGCCCCGTCGTGCTTTCAAAAAAGAAGACCTCCAAAATGCCCCAGAAACTTTTCCTGACAAAATAGAAGTTTTTTCTGACGAACCTGTTTTCGATGGACATTATTCTAATGAATGTTTTAAAAACCGAATTAAAGAGGCTTACAATCATTTTAAACAAGAAAAAAATATAGCAACAAAGGCTTTTGAAGATTGGCGTTTTTTGATTTTCCATTTGCCTTATGCTTTTCATGGAAAACGTGTATTTCCAGAGTTGTTTGCCATAGAAAACAACCTAGAATACGAGTCGAATGAAGCGCTGAAAGCAGTTTCCAATAGTGACGTTTATAAAGATCTTGTCCAACAAAAAATAGAATATTCTCAGCGTGCTTCTTCCGAAATCGGAAATATGTACACGGCTTCAATTTTTATGGCATTATTGTCCGCGCTACAAACTGCTTTTAACGAACATGAAGAATTATCGGGTCAACAACTAGGATTCTTCGCGTATGGAAGTGGGTCGAAGGCCAAAGTTTTTGAAGCCAAAATTGGTGAGAATTGGAAATCGGTGGTATCGACTTGGGATTTGTTTGAGGTGTTAAAAAATCGTCAAAGTATTGATTTTGAAACCTACGAAAAGCTTCACCGTAAACAATTAGAAACTTCTATTAATCTTGAGAGAAAAGCGTTCAGATTAGATTTTATTGAACAAGAAAATCCTGTTTTGAAAGGCGCGAGATATTATAAGTTTTAA
- a CDS encoding tyrosine-type recombinase/integrase, translated as MASIKFFIRSKTDSSQIYLRFTVGYRNEYQLKTGFKINVNDWSKEKSLPKQNAPQNKQITTQLKGLETHILNEYNSDYSKGVIFSKEWLSEKIDSFFNRIEVKTDDSVFLNYLQNFTDFKRSTSSYTECTLRKYNNLNDRFSDYQKKKKKTFLLQDIDAKTLIDFKNYLVNSCDLMETTAVRFIKNFKTVIFDAETNGKQIHHQIRGFSAGTTNTEYKVFLSFDEIERIKEVQTINTDWNTARDWLVLGCYLGQRASDLLRMTNRMIYTKTDSEGNSFRFIEITQQKTGEKVVIPLHDEVETILTKYNGDFPPTFANNFDSNAVLFNRHIKKVCELAGIHEMIKGKVYDEVKKKNEIVETEKYNLVSSHVCRRSFATNFYGNKLFTTPQLMAITGHKTESMFLNYIGKTADDWAMQTAKTFKELKNQKIS; from the coding sequence ATGGCATCAATTAAATTTTTCATTCGTTCAAAAACGGATAGTTCTCAAATTTATCTAAGGTTTACGGTCGGATATAGAAATGAATATCAACTAAAGACAGGTTTTAAAATCAACGTTAACGATTGGAGCAAAGAAAAATCTTTACCAAAACAAAATGCCCCACAAAACAAACAAATAACAACCCAACTAAAAGGATTAGAAACTCATATTTTAAACGAATATAATTCTGATTACTCAAAAGGTGTAATTTTCTCAAAAGAATGGTTGTCCGAAAAGATAGATTCTTTTTTCAATCGTATTGAAGTCAAAACAGACGATTCCGTATTTCTTAATTACTTACAAAACTTCACCGATTTTAAACGTAGTACATCATCATATACCGAATGTACACTAAGGAAATACAACAACCTCAACGACCGTTTTTCTGACTATCAAAAAAAGAAAAAGAAAACTTTCTTACTGCAAGATATTGATGCAAAAACATTAATTGACTTTAAAAATTATTTGGTTAATAGTTGCGACCTTATGGAAACCACAGCAGTACGATTTATTAAGAATTTCAAAACGGTAATATTTGATGCAGAAACCAACGGAAAACAAATACACCACCAAATAAGAGGTTTTAGTGCTGGAACAACAAACACCGAGTACAAAGTATTCTTATCATTTGATGAGATTGAAAGAATAAAGGAGGTACAAACTATTAATACAGATTGGAATACTGCAAGAGATTGGCTCGTTTTAGGATGCTATTTGGGGCAACGTGCGAGCGATTTACTACGAATGACCAACCGCATGATTTACACCAAAACAGACAGCGAGGGAAACTCGTTTAGATTTATAGAAATAACGCAGCAGAAAACAGGCGAAAAGGTTGTAATTCCGTTACATGATGAGGTGGAAACTATTTTAACAAAATACAATGGTGATTTTCCTCCTACATTCGCCAATAACTTTGATTCTAATGCAGTGCTATTTAATCGACATATTAAGAAAGTTTGTGAGCTGGCAGGGATCCACGAAATGATAAAAGGCAAAGTTTACGATGAGGTAAAAAAGAAAAACGAAATTGTAGAAACTGAAAAATACAATCTAGTAAGTTCGCACGTTTGCAGACGTTCCTTTGCAACTAATTTTTACGGTAACAAACTATTTACAACACCTCAACTGATGGCAATTACAGGACATAAAACAGAGTCTATGTTTTTAAACTATATCGGGAAAACTGCGGACGATTGGGCGATGCAAACCGCCAAAACTTTTAAAGAATTAAAAAATCAAAAAATATCATAA
- a CDS encoding helix-turn-helix domain-containing protein, giving the protein MSTIQFIGTNPTDLITEIKNALIPELKAQLSAQFQPKEPTEYLTRSEVCKLLKIDLSSLHRWRKEGKIPSYGVGNRVYFKRSEVEQIINKNKLS; this is encoded by the coding sequence ATGAGTACAATCCAATTTATCGGAACAAATCCGACCGACCTAATTACGGAAATTAAAAACGCCTTAATTCCCGAACTAAAGGCGCAACTTTCCGCACAATTCCAACCAAAAGAGCCAACGGAATACCTCACACGTTCCGAAGTCTGCAAACTTTTAAAAATAGACCTTTCAAGTCTACACAGATGGAGAAAAGAGGGGAAGATACCTAGTTATGGCGTTGGGAATCGTGTGTACTTCAAACGTTCCGAAGTGGAGCAAATTATTAACAAAAACAAATTGAGTTAA
- the ribB gene encoding 3,4-dihydroxy-2-butanone-4-phosphate synthase, with product MEKFQLNNIPEALEDLRQGKMIIVVDDENRENEGDLVAAAELITTETINFMTIHARGLICMPLTEKRCDELELHSMVSNSTDPKETAFTVSVDLLGKGTTTGISASDRAKTIKAIMDPSTKPTDLMRPGHIFPLRSKEGGVLKRAGHTEAAIDLTKLAGLKEGGVICEIMNEDGSMSRVPDLIEFGKKHDLKIVSIEDLIHYRLRKGTIVERIEERDVKTHYGEFKFYAFEEKPTEQIHFALTKGSWTEDEPVMIRVQSSSSYFDVLSRLNNGEQLLLEKVTDLINKEGKGAIVFINNVSNTETTLRKLQQFLNFQNGHEQYPTIPANFRDYGIGTQILKDLGINKFKVISQNPNLKPMIGGYDVEVTEMIPL from the coding sequence ATGGAAAAATTCCAACTCAATAACATCCCAGAAGCTCTCGAAGATTTGCGCCAAGGTAAAATGATTATCGTTGTAGATGACGAAAATCGTGAAAACGAAGGCGATCTAGTAGCTGCAGCGGAATTGATTACTACGGAAACTATTAATTTCATGACCATCCATGCAAGAGGTCTTATCTGTATGCCTCTTACAGAAAAACGTTGTGATGAGCTAGAGCTACATTCTATGGTGAGCAACTCTACAGATCCTAAAGAAACAGCCTTTACCGTTTCTGTTGACCTTTTAGGAAAAGGTACAACTACGGGGATATCTGCAAGTGATAGAGCCAAAACCATAAAAGCAATAATGGATCCTTCGACAAAACCTACAGATCTTATGCGTCCCGGCCACATTTTCCCATTACGCTCGAAAGAAGGTGGTGTTTTGAAAAGAGCTGGTCACACCGAAGCAGCAATCGATTTAACAAAATTGGCCGGCCTAAAAGAAGGTGGTGTGATTTGTGAAATCATGAACGAAGATGGCAGCATGTCGCGTGTTCCAGATTTGATAGAATTCGGGAAAAAACATGATTTAAAAATCGTTTCTATCGAAGACCTTATCCATTACAGACTAAGAAAAGGGACTATTGTAGAACGTATTGAAGAGCGTGATGTGAAAACACATTATGGCGAATTCAAATTCTACGCGTTTGAAGAAAAACCAACAGAGCAAATCCATTTTGCATTAACAAAAGGCTCTTGGACAGAGGATGAACCCGTTATGATCCGCGTACAATCATCAAGCTCTTATTTTGACGTATTAAGCCGTCTTAACAATGGTGAGCAACTACTTTTAGAAAAAGTGACGGACCTTATCAACAAAGAAGGCAAAGGCGCAATTGTATTTATTAACAACGTATCAAATACAGAAACGACTTTAAGAAAGTTGCAACAATTTTTAAACTTCCAAAACGGGCACGAGCAATATCCGACAATTCCTGCCAACTTCAGAGATTATGGTATCGGAACGCAGATTTTGAAAGATCTAGGCATTAACAAATTCAAAGTCATTTCTCAAAACCCAAATCTAAAACCAATGATTGGCGGTTACGATGTCGAAGTCACCGAGATGATTCCTTTATAA
- the fmt gene encoding methionyl-tRNA formyltransferase, with protein sequence MKSLKVVFLGTPEFAKTSLEAIHKSHHEVVGVVTATDKASGRGQKVNASPVKIYAEEQNLKLFQPEKLRNPKFLEEIKSLNADVFVVVAFRMMPQMLFSIPTMGTFNLHASLLPDYRGAAPINFAVINGEAKTGATTFFINEKIDEGNILLQQDIDVLPEDNAGSLHDKLMVMGAELVVKTLNGLAEGNLKEHPQPEKEHPKTAYKIFKDDLKINWNQKGEVIHNFVRGMSPYPTAFTILNIDNEKKSLKIFKGHFEELSHSDTSGTIHISKNEFKIATPDGYYFPEELQLQGKKKMFLKDFLNGFRNFDQIKMA encoded by the coding sequence ATGAAAAGTTTAAAAGTTGTTTTTTTAGGAACACCAGAATTTGCGAAAACAAGTCTAGAAGCCATCCACAAATCGCATCACGAAGTGGTTGGCGTGGTAACAGCGACGGATAAAGCCAGTGGAAGAGGACAAAAAGTAAATGCTTCGCCTGTCAAAATTTATGCTGAAGAGCAAAATCTTAAATTATTTCAGCCCGAAAAATTGAGAAACCCGAAATTTTTGGAAGAAATAAAATCTCTGAATGCCGACGTTTTTGTCGTTGTCGCATTTAGAATGATGCCACAGATGTTGTTTTCGATTCCTACGATGGGAACTTTCAATTTGCATGCGTCTTTGTTGCCAGATTATCGCGGTGCGGCACCTATTAATTTTGCAGTCATCAATGGCGAAGCCAAAACTGGAGCAACCACCTTTTTTATTAATGAAAAAATTGATGAGGGCAATATTCTTCTTCAACAAGATATTGATGTTTTGCCCGAGGATAATGCGGGATCGCTTCATGATAAACTGATGGTAATGGGCGCAGAATTGGTCGTGAAAACTTTGAATGGTCTTGCAGAAGGCAATCTTAAAGAGCATCCGCAGCCAGAAAAAGAACATCCCAAAACGGCTTACAAGATTTTTAAAGATGATTTAAAAATTAATTGGAATCAAAAAGGAGAAGTTATTCACAATTTCGTGCGCGGAATGTCGCCTTATCCGACGGCTTTCACGATTTTGAATATTGATAATGAAAAAAAATCTTTGAAAATTTTCAAAGGCCATTTTGAAGAACTATCGCATTCTGATACTTCGGGAACAATTCATATTTCGAAAAATGAATTTAAAATTGCAACACCAGATGGTTATTATTTTCCTGAAGAATTGCAATTGCAAGGAAAAAAGAAAATGTTTCTTAAGGATTTCTTAAATGGTTTCAGAAATTTTGATCAAATAAAAATGGCTTAG
- a CDS encoding ATP-dependent DNA helicase RecQ has protein sequence MNIDSHLTNILHENLQKYWGYSQFREDQEAIISSVVQGQDVLALLPTGGGKSLCYQLPAIILEGTCLVISPLLALIKDQVSSLEELGVEAEFLSSEFDDAEVEDVFTRCIEGFTKVLYVSPERLKNQEFLRRIPEINISFIAVDEAHCISEWGQDFRPSYQNIKFFREEFKNVPLLALTATATSEVVEEIVAKLSLKKVQIFKKSFERNNLNIISVNITDKYQKIKDFLLQNRTAGIIYTRTRKEAEELSHFLQNSGLEQVNFYHAGLPRKDKERLQKQWQASHSRVLVSTNAFGMGIDKDNVRFVIHFSPSASIENYYQEIGRAGRDGEESIAYLFWNDQELQEFDAILKNQIPTKVEYQSILRYLYSIYQIAEHDLPEKMFTLKIDRVKNLSKTSRAKILNVLNFLHNQELIYYKNTWSPSTIESLVQADNIDLLPAKDAHFLELLYRTVSGLGSGKVHFSEKSFCEKHHFDSGLFKERLEDMQKAGHLEYFDGANHAVRFLKPRDENRLFGFYWKLFSEIQQNKLKKWKQMKFYVTSQDYCRMRLILRYFDEKNAKDCGKCDYCQKKSPIASNTLLNDILLQLTHQPRTLVELVAIFKIHSREKILENLIFLLDLGKIRMLNYKTYTINS, from the coding sequence ATGAATATCGATAGTCACTTAACAAATATATTACACGAAAATCTCCAAAAATATTGGGGCTATTCGCAGTTTCGTGAAGATCAGGAAGCCATTATTTCTTCTGTTGTACAAGGGCAAGATGTTTTGGCATTGTTGCCAACAGGCGGTGGAAAATCGCTTTGTTATCAGTTGCCCGCTATTATTTTAGAAGGGACTTGTTTGGTTATTTCGCCACTTTTAGCTTTGATAAAAGATCAAGTTTCATCTTTAGAAGAACTCGGGGTAGAAGCAGAATTTCTTAGTTCAGAGTTTGATGATGCCGAAGTTGAAGATGTCTTCACCAGATGTATCGAAGGTTTTACTAAAGTCTTGTACGTGTCACCAGAACGTCTCAAAAATCAGGAGTTTTTACGACGAATTCCAGAGATTAATATTTCGTTTATTGCCGTTGATGAAGCGCATTGTATTTCAGAATGGGGACAAGATTTTCGACCAAGTTATCAGAATATCAAATTCTTTCGAGAAGAATTTAAAAATGTACCTTTGCTGGCTTTAACCGCTACGGCAACCTCAGAAGTTGTGGAAGAAATTGTCGCCAAGCTTTCGCTTAAAAAAGTTCAAATATTTAAAAAAAGTTTTGAACGCAACAATCTCAATATTATTTCGGTAAACATCACCGACAAATATCAAAAAATAAAAGATTTTCTCCTTCAAAATAGAACAGCAGGAATCATCTATACAAGAACCCGAAAAGAAGCTGAAGAACTCTCTCATTTTCTTCAAAATTCTGGCTTGGAGCAGGTTAATTTTTATCATGCTGGACTTCCAAGAAAAGATAAAGAACGATTGCAGAAACAATGGCAAGCTAGTCATTCTAGAGTTCTGGTATCAACAAATGCTTTTGGAATGGGGATTGACAAAGACAATGTTCGATTTGTTATTCATTTTTCACCATCGGCTTCCATCGAAAATTATTATCAAGAAATTGGGCGTGCTGGTCGAGATGGAGAAGAGTCGATTGCTTATCTTTTCTGGAATGATCAGGAACTTCAGGAGTTTGATGCTATTTTAAAAAATCAAATCCCGACAAAAGTTGAGTATCAATCAATTCTTCGTTATTTGTATTCCATCTACCAAATTGCAGAACATGATTTGCCAGAAAAAATGTTCACTTTGAAAATTGACCGTGTCAAAAATCTAAGCAAAACCTCAAGAGCAAAAATCCTGAATGTTCTTAATTTCTTGCACAATCAAGAGCTTATTTATTACAAAAATACCTGGAGTCCTTCGACGATTGAGTCTTTGGTACAAGCAGACAATATCGATTTGTTGCCTGCAAAAGACGCTCATTTTTTAGAACTTTTGTATCGTACGGTTTCTGGTTTAGGATCTGGAAAAGTACATTTCAGTGAAAAAAGTTTCTGTGAGAAGCATCATTTTGATTCTGGGCTTTTTAAAGAAAGGTTAGAAGATATGCAGAAAGCTGGACATTTAGAATATTTTGACGGAGCCAATCATGCGGTTCGGTTTTTAAAACCAAGAGATGAAAATCGTTTGTTCGGTTTCTATTGGAAATTGTTTTCAGAAATTCAACAGAACAAACTGAAAAAATGGAAACAAATGAAGTTTTATGTAACGAGCCAGGATTATTGCCGTATGAGGCTTATTCTTCGTTATTTTGATGAGAAAAATGCGAAAGATTGTGGCAAATGTGATTATTGCCAAAAGAAATCGCCAATAGCATCTAACACGCTTCTCAACGATATTTTATTACAGTTAACACACCAACCGAGAACTTTGGTAGAGTTGGTTGCTATTTTCAAAATTCACTCGAGAGAAAAAATATTAGAAAATTTAATTTTCCTTTTAGATTTAGGAAAAATCAGAATGTTGAATTACAAAACCTATACTATAAATTCATAA
- a CDS encoding OmpA family protein, whose amino-acid sequence MKRSIFTLVVLTGILSPVCYNAQQDSITTDSITSEAYQPFTQSSKRFNDWAVSAGVGTALIQTGNLTSINNGAGKNMFGYSAYFSVDKAITHAFGLKLQYDKGETRQGNANTKDHVDNSLAGRTQYDAISLLADVNISNLLRRVDNKSNFRWALHGYVGAGTLAYRAYLQEPGKAYNQSLVTEVKPFKLGSLFAQFGSGVKYRMAKSWDVEARAMYVVTNDNTFDGAINGYQTKTNKTSDNMLTASLGVTYNIGKHQSHLFWHDPLQEIYYKLDVLADKSEDVEVCKKGDADNDGVCDDWDRQLDTPAGARVDGSGVALDADLDGVIDLYDKCVTVPGPVENNGCPIEKIKNNNNVTENVLELKGIEFNLNSDKILPANTPILQNAIKTINQSSGSYLIVGATDTRGTTAYNQNLSERRAGNVKNYLVKNGADSSKLQTIGKGEKDLLYPECEPATKCPEWKNRANRRVYFEAK is encoded by the coding sequence ATGAAAAGAAGTATATTCACATTAGTAGTGCTTACAGGTATATTATCACCTGTATGTTACAATGCTCAGCAAGATAGTATAACTACAGATAGTATAACCAGCGAGGCTTATCAACCATTTACGCAAAGTTCTAAAAGATTTAATGATTGGGCAGTTTCTGCAGGGGTAGGTACAGCTTTGATACAAACAGGTAACCTAACTTCAATTAACAATGGGGCAGGTAAGAATATGTTTGGATACTCTGCCTATTTTAGTGTTGACAAGGCAATTACACACGCGTTTGGCTTAAAGCTACAATACGATAAAGGAGAAACAAGACAAGGAAATGCCAATACAAAAGATCATGTTGATAATAGTTTAGCTGGTAGAACACAATACGATGCTATCTCTTTATTAGCTGATGTTAATATTTCTAATTTATTAAGAAGAGTGGATAACAAATCCAACTTTAGATGGGCATTACATGGCTACGTTGGTGCAGGTACTTTGGCTTACCGTGCATATTTACAAGAGCCAGGTAAAGCATATAACCAAAGCTTAGTGACAGAAGTAAAACCTTTTAAACTAGGTTCTCTGTTCGCACAGTTTGGTTCAGGTGTTAAATACAGAATGGCAAAATCTTGGGATGTGGAAGCCCGTGCAATGTATGTTGTGACAAATGACAATACTTTTGATGGTGCTATCAACGGCTATCAAACAAAAACCAATAAAACTTCTGATAATATGCTAACCGCTTCACTTGGGGTAACATATAATATTGGAAAACATCAATCTCACTTATTCTGGCATGACCCATTACAAGAAATTTATTACAAATTAGACGTATTAGCTGACAAGTCAGAAGATGTTGAAGTTTGTAAAAAAGGTGATGCCGATAACGACGGCGTTTGCGATGATTGGGATAGACAACTTGACACTCCCGCCGGTGCAAGAGTTGATGGTTCTGGTGTAGCATTAGATGCAGATCTAGACGGTGTTATTGATCTTTACGATAAATGTGTTACCGTTCCTGGTCCTGTGGAAAACAATGGTTGTCCTATTGAGAAAATTAAAAATAATAATAACGTAACTGAAAATGTATTAGAACTAAAAGGCATTGAGTTTAATCTTAACTCAGACAAAATATTGCCTGCAAATACACCAATTCTTCAGAACGCTATTAAAACCATTAACCAATCTAGTGGATCATATCTAATTGTTGGAGCAACAGATACAAGAGGTACAACAGCATACAACCAAAATCTTTCAGAAAGAAGAGCTGGTAATGTGAAAAACTATTTGGTGAAAAATGGTGCAGATTCTTCTAAACTTCAAACAATCGGTAAAGGTGAAAAAGATCTTCTTTATCCAGAATGTGAACCAGCAACTAAATGTCCAGAATGGAAAAATAGAGCAAACAGAAGAGTATATTTCGAAGCGAAATAA
- a CDS encoding OmpA family protein, whose translation MKKKLILLAAALPVLIFSQNSNPYGSGSTETKKFDNESRLFKDWAISVGGGGAFMQAADLTSFYDGKINWGWNAYVSIDKQITHTFGLSLNYSKGETNQKIMARPEWGVAVGHTKYDQIAVLGDVNLSNLMRRVDNKSEFKWALHAYGGVGIEGFTSTMRDEGMYKKYPFYIKQSLDQASVFWTTGLGLKYNLSRLIDLELRAMYVFSGDDAFDGSGTQGGRAYDENFDPATYMQIHPGRSDNAFTVNLGLSFKLGKSNRTHLAWFDPLQDIYAKTSNLENRIKDFVVCENGDKDNDGVCDDWDRQLDTPAGARVDGAGVALDIDLDGVIDLYDKCVTEPGPIENNGCPIVAQTSMSDNLVEEINKSLQGIDFELNKAVIRKSSYGILDNAADVLKGAQGQQFFVIGATDARGSVPLNLKLSKGRAEAVVAYLINKGVPASMLQAEGRGKSDLKYPECDPASNCPEWKNEANRRVYFIAK comes from the coding sequence ATGAAAAAAAAATTAATTCTTTTGGCTGCCGCCCTACCAGTATTAATTTTTTCACAGAATTCTAATCCTTACGGATCAGGTTCTACCGAAACGAAAAAATTTGATAATGAAAGTCGCCTTTTTAAAGATTGGGCAATTTCTGTAGGAGGTGGAGGCGCTTTTATGCAAGCTGCAGACTTAACATCTTTTTATGATGGGAAAATTAATTGGGGTTGGAATGCTTACGTAAGTATTGATAAACAAATAACACATACTTTTGGACTTAGTTTGAATTACTCAAAAGGTGAAACTAACCAAAAAATTATGGCAAGACCAGAATGGGGCGTTGCCGTAGGCCATACAAAATATGACCAAATTGCAGTTCTCGGAGATGTTAATCTTTCCAATTTGATGAGACGTGTTGATAACAAGTCAGAATTCAAATGGGCACTTCATGCATATGGTGGTGTCGGGATTGAAGGATTTACTTCAACCATGCGTGATGAAGGGATGTACAAAAAATATCCATTCTATATTAAACAATCACTAGATCAGGCGTCTGTATTTTGGACAACAGGTTTAGGATTAAAATATAATCTATCAAGACTTATCGATCTTGAGTTAAGAGCAATGTATGTCTTCTCTGGAGATGATGCATTCGACGGATCTGGTACGCAAGGTGGTAGAGCTTATGATGAAAATTTTGATCCTGCTACTTATATGCAAATCCATCCAGGAAGATCCGACAACGCATTTACTGTAAATCTAGGATTAAGTTTCAAACTAGGTAAAAGTAATAGAACACATTTAGCTTGGTTTGATCCATTACAAGATATATATGCCAAAACAAGCAATCTAGAAAATCGTATAAAAGATTTTGTTGTTTGTGAAAATGGCGATAAAGATAACGATGGCGTTTGTGACGATTGGGACAGACAGCTAGATACACCTGCTGGTGCAAGAGTAGATGGTGCGGGGGTCGCATTAGATATCGATTTGGACGGTGTTATAGATTTATATGATAAATGTGTGACAGAACCAGGTCCAATAGAAAATAATGGATGTCCTATTGTAGCACAGACCAGCATGTCAGACAATCTTGTAGAAGAAATTAATAAATCTTTACAAGGAATTGATTTTGAGTTAAATAAAGCGGTTATTAGAAAGTCATCTTATGGCATTTTGGATAACGCAGCAGATGTTCTGAAAGGAGCACAAGGACAGCAATTTTTTGTAATAGGAGCTACCGATGCAAGAGGATCGGTACCTTTAAATTTAAAATTATCGAAAGGTAGAGCAGAAGCTGTTGTTGCCTATTTGATAAATAAAGGCGTGCCAGCGTCCATGCTTCAAGCAGAAGGTCGTGGGAAATCTGATTTGAAATATCCAGAATGTGATCCCGCAAGTAATTGTCCAGAATGGAAAAACGAAGCGAATCGTCGCGTTTACTTTATAGCAAAATAA
- the folK gene encoding 2-amino-4-hydroxy-6-hydroxymethyldihydropteridine diphosphokinase gives MSHHIAVLLLGSNKNNPKKQIDKAISKILNSGCQIVNMSKIIETLPVEFESNNIFCNIALEISTTLSPIKLLKTMKLIENEMGRIHDSSYFGEYKDRDIDIDIVFYDQISFSCKKLYIPHAKHAYEREFSQQLLAELK, from the coding sequence ATGTCGCACCATATAGCCGTTTTGTTACTAGGAAGTAATAAAAATAATCCTAAGAAGCAGATTGATAAAGCAATAAGTAAAATCTTAAATTCTGGATGTCAAATTGTTAATATGTCAAAAATCATAGAAACATTGCCTGTCGAATTTGAAAGTAATAATATTTTTTGTAATATTGCATTGGAAATTAGCACAACTTTGTCTCCTATTAAGCTACTTAAAACCATGAAGTTAATAGAAAACGAAATGGGAAGAATACATGACAGTAGTTATTTCGGAGAATATAAAGATCGTGATATTGACATTGATATTGTATTTTATGATCAAATATCTTTTTCTTGTAAAAAGTTGTATATCCCACATGCAAAACATGCCTACGAAAGAGAGTTTTCGCAACAATTGTTAGCAGAGTTAAAATAA